The DNA region TCCCCAAAACGCAGAGCGAATAGACGGCAATGGTAAATTCTTGATTCCCGGGTTGTGGGATATGCATGCTCACATGGGTTCCGAATTGGCGCCCCAACTCACATTGCCGCTATTTATTGCAGCCGGGGTAACCAATATTCGTGATCTCGGCGGATATGCCAGCCTTGAACAAAAGAAGGATTGGAATAAACAAGCTATTGCCGGGAACATAATCGGGCCACGGATAATGGGGCAAGCAAGTGTTTTCGTTTTCAGCTTAGAGACTGAAACCGAGGCAAGAAAATTAGTCGATAATTTCGTAGTTGGAAATGGCGATTTTTTCAAAGTGTATAATGGCGTTCTGCCGGATCCGTATTTTGCTCTTTTGAAGGAAGCCAACGCAAAAGGGATTCCGGTCTTGGGGCACAAACCCCGGGCAGTGAGCGCAATTGATGCTGCAAATTACGGACACAAAAGTTTCGAGCATGCCCGGCTTTTCCTGTTTGAATGTTATCCCGGCGCCCAGAAACTACGGGAGCGCTATCTGGCCAGGTATACCGGTGTTGATACTCTCAACGGCAGTATTGAAACCACCGCCATGCGACGGGAGATGATCGACAACCATGATCCCAAGCTCTTCAACGAATTAGCAGCCGTGATGGTCGAAAATAGCACCTGGTTTTGCCCGACACATATCACACGAAAAATGGATGCGTTTGCTGATAATGAAGAATACCGTCAGGACATGCGCTTAAAATACATTCCCTTTTTAAAAAAATTAGAATGGAAAATGGACGC from candidate division KSB1 bacterium includes:
- a CDS encoding amidohydrolase family protein, translating into MKRKLIKILTRTAVVFSVLVAVFIVLVVWPLPTPAPLIQASGPVAITNVSIINPGDNALLSGQTVLIEKGRIKKVGSNDLFIIPQNAERIDGNGKFLIPGLWDMHAHMGSELAPQLTLPLFIAAGVTNIRDLGGYASLEQKKDWNKQAIAGNIIGPRIMGQASVFVFSLETETEARKLVDNFVVGNGDFFKVYNGVLPDPYFALLKEANAKGIPVLGHKPRAVSAIDAANYGHKSFEHARLFLFECYPGAQKLRERYLARYTGVDTLNGSIETTAMRREMIDNHDPKLFNELAAVMVENSTWFCPTHITRKMDAFADNEEYRQDMRLKYIPFLKKLEWKMDANGMIDRDSSPRGRKAFMDFYLKGLELTGKAHDAGVKILAGTDANDTYCFPGLGIHDELQELVKAGLTPMEALKTATVNPAAYFDLSANYGSLAEGKVADMVLLDANPLDDISNTSKINAVIFNGNIYPRKKLDNLLEYVEKNASNLSIACKLLWKDLSD